Proteins from one Roseovarius nanhaiticus genomic window:
- a CDS encoding complex I NDUFA9 subunit family protein — MSKLVTIFGGSGFVGRYVAYRMAQAGWRVRVACRRPETAGFVRTYGVVGQVEPILCNIRNDDSVRDLTRGADAVVNCVGTFERKGKNNFDAVQDAGATRIARMAAEEGVQHLVHLSAIGADVDGDSLYAQSKGRGEQGILEHFPNAVILRPSIVFGPEDAFFNRFAGMTKMGPALPVVGADTRFQPVYVGDVADAAAMGAQGKAAPGIYELGGPDVHTFRELMEMMLRVIRRRRMIINIPFLPAKGLGALMELGQTLTLGLLPAQITRDQVTSLKSDNVVSDGAKGFEDLGIQQTSLEAVLPDYLWRFRPSGQYAAMKESAKDASGKLGTH; from the coding sequence ATGTCGAAACTGGTCACAATCTTTGGCGGATCGGGCTTTGTGGGCCGCTATGTCGCCTACCGCATGGCGCAGGCCGGATGGCGCGTGCGGGTCGCGTGCCGCCGCCCTGAAACGGCCGGGTTCGTGCGCACCTACGGCGTTGTCGGCCAGGTCGAGCCGATTTTGTGCAACATCCGCAACGACGACAGCGTGCGTGACCTCACGCGCGGCGCCGATGCAGTGGTCAATTGTGTTGGCACGTTCGAGCGCAAGGGCAAGAACAACTTCGACGCCGTGCAGGATGCGGGCGCGACTCGCATCGCCCGCATGGCCGCCGAGGAGGGCGTTCAGCATCTCGTCCACCTCTCGGCCATCGGTGCGGATGTGGACGGCGACAGCCTCTATGCCCAAAGCAAGGGCCGCGGCGAGCAGGGCATTCTCGAGCATTTCCCGAATGCCGTGATCCTGCGTCCCTCCATTGTCTTCGGCCCCGAGGACGCGTTCTTCAACCGCTTTGCCGGCATGACCAAGATGGGCCCGGCTTTGCCGGTCGTCGGGGCGGACACGCGCTTTCAGCCGGTCTATGTGGGCGACGTGGCCGATGCTGCCGCGATGGGCGCGCAGGGCAAGGCTGCGCCGGGTATCTACGAGCTGGGCGGACCGGATGTGCACACTTTCCGCGAGTTGATGGAGATGATGCTGCGCGTCATCCGCCGCCGCCGCATGATCATCAATATTCCATTCCTGCCGGCCAAAGGTCTGGGCGCGCTGATGGAACTGGGCCAGACACTGACGCTGGGTCTTTTGCCCGCGCAAATCACGCGCGATCAGGTGACGTCCCTGAAATCCGATAATGTCGTGTCCGACGGCGCCAAAGGTTTCGAAGACCTGGGCATCCAGCAGACTTCGCTCGAGGCGGTTCTGCCGGATTACCTGTGGCGCTTTCGCCCTTCCGGCCAATACGCCGCGATGAAGGAATCGGCCAAGGACGCATCGGGCAAATTGGGCACGCATTGA
- the gltB gene encoding glutamate synthase large subunit, with the protein MTKYDATWASEEQAKRDYLAENGMYAHEEEHSSCGVGLVVAVSGKRSRRVVQAGINALKAIWHRGAVDADGKTGDGAGIHLQIPVPFFYDQIRRTGHEPREDQLVAVGQVFLPRTDFGAQEACRTIVETEVLRMGHTIYGWRHVPVNVDCLGEKANATRPEIEQILISNAKGIEEEDFERELYVIRRRIEKAVIAAGIANFYIASLSCRSIIYKGMMLAEEVAVFYPDLMDERFKSAFAIYHQRYSTNTFPQWWLAQPFRMLAHNGEVNTLKGNRNWMKSHEIRMASSAFGDLAEDIKPIIPGGASDSAALDSVFEVLVRAGRSAPMAKTMLVPESWSNLAQELPQAWRDMYSYCNSVMEPWDGPAALAMTDGRWVCAGLDRNGLRPMRYVVTGDGLVIAGSEAGMVPIDEGTVREKGALGPGQMLAVDMKEGKLFHDVEIKDKLAAALPFGEWVGKINELDEALAVVSEAPMHTGEDLRRRQIAAGYTIEELEQILAPMGEDGKEAIASMGDDTPSAVLSNQYRPLSHYFRQNFSQVTNPPIDSLREYRVMSLKTRFGNLRNVLDESGAQTQIIVLDSPFVGNAQWTVLMEQFSSTVGHIDCSFVPGPGALQEALERVRAEAEDAVRSGAGHLVLSDQDAGEARIGMPMILATSAVHSHLTRKGLRTFCSLNVRSAECIDPHYFAVLIGAGATVVNAYLAEDSLADRIERNLLDGSLTEVVARYRKAIDQGLLKIMSKMGISVISSYRGGLNFEAIGLSRAMCAEYFPGLVSRISGIGVTGIQAKLEEIHAKAYGNASNVLPIGGFYKARKSGESHAWGAQNMHMLQTACNTASFDLWKRYSAAMQSAPPIHLRDLMAIKPMGKAIPLDEVESVTAIRKRFVTPGMSLGALSPEAHKTLNVAMNRIGARSDSGEGGEDPAHFHPEPNGDNPSAKIKQVASGRFGVTAEYLNQCEELEIKVAQGAKPGEGGQLPGMKVTELIARLRHSTKGVTLISPPPHHDIYSIEDLAQLIYDLKQINPHAKVTVKLVAQSGVGTIAAGVAKAKADVILISGHNGGTGASPATSIKYAGLPWEMGLTEAHQVLSMNNLRGRVTLRTDGGLRTGRDIVMAAMMGAEEYGIGTAALIAMGCIMVRQCQSNTCPVGVCTQDENLRAKFTGNAEKVVNLITFYAQEVREVLASIGARSLDEVIGRADLLTQVSRGSAHLDDLDLNPMLITVASPGAPYDRLRPRQEVLDTLDAEIVRDAARFLDDGEKMQLHYAVQNTHRTVGTRVSSHIVRKFGMRNALQPDHLTVKLSGSAGQSLGAFAAPGLKLEVSGDANDYVGKGLSGGIIVVRPPMSSPLDASENTIIGNTVLYGATAGYLFAAGRAGERFAVRNSGAHVVIEGCGSNGCEYMTGGVAVILGRIGANFGAGMTGGMAYLYDPEGRAAPMMNRETIVTGPVQHPHWEAQLKALIQRHADETGSRKALDILQHWDTERAHFVQICPREMLDKLPHPLGGEEIAVPAE; encoded by the coding sequence ATGACAAAGTATGACGCCACATGGGCCTCCGAAGAGCAGGCCAAGCGCGATTATCTGGCCGAGAACGGCATGTATGCGCATGAAGAAGAGCATTCCTCCTGCGGGGTCGGCCTTGTCGTCGCCGTCAGCGGCAAGCGGTCGCGCCGCGTGGTGCAGGCGGGCATCAACGCGCTGAAGGCGATCTGGCACCGCGGCGCGGTGGATGCGGATGGCAAGACCGGCGATGGCGCGGGTATCCACCTGCAGATCCCGGTGCCGTTCTTCTACGATCAGATCCGCCGCACTGGGCACGAGCCGCGCGAGGATCAGCTGGTGGCCGTGGGGCAGGTGTTTCTGCCGCGCACGGATTTCGGCGCGCAAGAGGCCTGCCGGACCATCGTCGAGACCGAAGTGCTGCGCATGGGCCACACGATCTATGGCTGGCGCCACGTGCCGGTCAATGTCGATTGTCTTGGGGAAAAGGCGAATGCCACGCGCCCCGAAATTGAGCAGATCCTGATCTCGAACGCCAAGGGCATCGAGGAGGAGGATTTCGAGCGCGAGCTTTATGTCATTCGCCGCCGCATCGAAAAAGCGGTGATCGCCGCCGGGATCGCGAATTTCTACATCGCGTCGCTGTCGTGCCGGTCGATCATCTACAAGGGCATGATGCTGGCCGAGGAGGTCGCGGTCTTCTACCCCGACCTGATGGACGAGCGGTTCAAATCCGCCTTCGCGATTTACCACCAGCGGTATTCGACCAACACCTTCCCGCAATGGTGGCTGGCGCAGCCCTTCCGCATGCTGGCCCATAATGGCGAGGTCAACACGCTCAAGGGCAACCGCAACTGGATGAAGAGCCATGAGATCCGCATGGCCTCCTCCGCCTTTGGCGATCTGGCCGAGGATATCAAGCCGATCATTCCCGGCGGCGCATCGGACAGCGCCGCGCTGGATTCCGTCTTCGAAGTGCTGGTGCGCGCGGGCCGCTCGGCGCCGATGGCCAAGACGATGCTGGTGCCGGAATCCTGGTCCAACCTCGCGCAGGAACTGCCGCAGGCGTGGCGCGACATGTATTCCTACTGCAACAGCGTGATGGAGCCTTGGGACGGACCCGCCGCGCTGGCCATGACGGATGGCCGCTGGGTCTGCGCGGGGCTCGACCGGAACGGCCTGCGCCCCATGCGCTATGTCGTGACCGGCGACGGCCTTGTCATTGCGGGCAGCGAGGCCGGGATGGTGCCGATCGACGAGGGCACTGTGCGCGAGAAGGGTGCGCTGGGGCCGGGCCAGATGCTGGCCGTCGACATGAAGGAGGGCAAGCTTTTCCATGATGTCGAGATCAAGGACAAGCTGGCCGCCGCGCTGCCCTTCGGCGAGTGGGTGGGCAAGATCAACGAGCTGGACGAGGCGTTGGCCGTCGTCAGCGAGGCGCCGATGCATACCGGCGAGGATCTGCGCCGCCGCCAGATCGCCGCAGGCTATACCATCGAAGAACTGGAGCAGATCCTGGCCCCGATGGGCGAGGACGGCAAGGAGGCCATCGCCTCGATGGGCGACGATACCCCCAGCGCGGTGCTGAGCAACCAGTACCGCCCGCTCAGCCACTATTTCCGGCAAAACTTCAGTCAGGTCACGAACCCGCCCATCGACAGCTTGCGCGAATACCGCGTGATGAGCCTCAAGACCCGCTTTGGCAACCTGCGCAACGTGCTGGACGAGAGCGGCGCGCAGACGCAAATCATCGTGCTGGATAGCCCGTTCGTGGGCAACGCCCAGTGGACTGTGCTGATGGAGCAGTTCAGCTCGACCGTCGGGCATATCGACTGCAGCTTCGTCCCCGGTCCGGGCGCCTTGCAGGAGGCGCTGGAGCGTGTCCGCGCCGAGGCCGAGGATGCCGTCCGCAGCGGTGCAGGGCATTTGGTGCTCAGCGATCAGGACGCGGGCGAGGCACGCATCGGCATGCCAATGATCTTGGCCACCTCCGCCGTGCATAGCCACCTGACGCGCAAGGGTCTGCGCACCTTCTGCTCGCTCAATGTACGCAGCGCGGAATGCATCGACCCGCATTATTTCGCCGTGCTGATCGGCGCGGGCGCGACCGTGGTCAATGCCTATCTGGCCGAGGACAGCCTGGCCGACCGGATCGAGCGGAACCTGCTGGATGGCAGCCTGACCGAGGTGGTCGCGCGGTATCGCAAGGCCATCGACCAGGGCCTGCTGAAAATCATGTCCAAGATGGGAATTTCCGTCATCTCGTCCTATCGCGGTGGCCTGAACTTCGAGGCGATCGGGCTAAGCCGTGCCATGTGCGCCGAGTACTTCCCCGGCCTCGTCAGCCGTATCAGCGGCATTGGCGTGACCGGCATCCAGGCCAAGCTGGAGGAGATCCACGCAAAGGCTTACGGCAATGCCAGCAACGTCTTGCCCATCGGGGGATTTTACAAGGCGCGCAAATCGGGCGAGAGCCACGCCTGGGGCGCGCAGAACATGCATATGCTGCAAACCGCCTGCAACACGGCCAGCTTCGATCTGTGGAAGCGCTACTCGGCTGCCATGCAATCGGCCCCGCCGATTCATCTGCGCGATCTGATGGCGATCAAGCCGATGGGCAAGGCCATCCCGCTGGATGAGGTGGAGAGCGTCACCGCGATCCGCAAACGCTTTGTCACGCCTGGCATGAGCCTTGGCGCGCTCAGCCCCGAGGCACACAAGACGCTGAACGTCGCAATGAACCGCATCGGCGCGCGCAGCGACAGTGGCGAGGGCGGCGAGGATCCGGCGCATTTTCACCCCGAGCCGAATGGCGACAACCCCAGTGCCAAGATCAAGCAGGTCGCGTCGGGCCGGTTCGGCGTCACCGCCGAATACCTCAACCAGTGCGAAGAGCTGGAAATCAAGGTGGCCCAGGGTGCCAAGCCCGGGGAGGGCGGCCAGCTGCCCGGCATGAAAGTGACCGAACTGATCGCGCGGCTGCGTCACTCGACCAAGGGTGTCACGCTGATTTCGCCGCCGCCGCATCACGATATCTATTCCATCGAGGATCTGGCGCAGCTGATCTATGACCTCAAGCAGATCAACCCGCACGCCAAGGTCACGGTCAAGCTGGTGGCGCAATCGGGTGTCGGCACCATCGCGGCGGGCGTCGCCAAGGCCAAGGCCGATGTGATCCTGATCTCGGGCCATAATGGCGGCACCGGCGCCAGCCCCGCGACCTCGATCAAATACGCGGGCCTGCCGTGGGAGATGGGCTTGACCGAGGCGCATCAGGTTCTGTCGATGAACAACCTGCGGGGGCGCGTGACGCTGCGCACCGATGGCGGGCTGCGGACCGGGCGCGATATCGTCATGGCCGCCATGATGGGCGCCGAGGAATACGGCATCGGAACCGCGGCACTTATTGCCATGGGCTGCATCATGGTGCGCCAGTGCCAGAGCAACACCTGCCCCGTCGGCGTCTGCACGCAGGACGAAAACCTGCGAGCCAAATTCACCGGCAATGCCGAGAAGGTCGTGAACCTCATCACGTTCTACGCGCAGGAAGTGCGCGAGGTGCTGGCCAGCATCGGCGCGCGCAGCCTCGACGAGGTGATTGGGCGCGCGGATCTGCTGACACAGGTCAGCCGCGGCTCGGCCCATCTGGACGATCTGGACCTCAACCCGATGCTGATCACCGTGGCCAGTCCCGGCGCCCCCTATGACCGCCTGCGACCCCGGCAGGAGGTGCTGGACACGCTGGATGCCGAGATCGTGCGCGATGCCGCGCGCTTCCTCGACGATGGCGAGAAGATGCAGCTGCATTACGCCGTGCAGAACACACACCGCACCGTGGGCACCCGCGTCAGCAGCCATATCGTGCGCAAGTTCGGCATGCGCAATGCGCTTCAGCCCGATCACCTGACGGTCAAACTGTCGGGCAGCGCGGGCCAGTCCCTTGGCGCCTTCGCCGCCCCGGGGCTCAAGCTGGAAGTGTCGGGCGACGCCAACGATTATGTCGGCAAAGGCCTCTCGGGCGGGATCATCGTGGTGCGCCCGCCCATGTCCAGCCCGCTCGATGCAAGCGAGAACACCATCATCGGCAACACCGTCCTTTATGGCGCGACGGCGGGCTACCTCTTTGCCGCCGGCCGCGCGGGCGAGCGGTTTGCCGTGCGCAATTCGGGCGCGCATGTGGTGATCGAGGGCTGTGGCAGCAACGGGTGCGAATACATGACCGGCGGCGTTGCCGTGATCCTGGGCCGCATCGGTGCCAATTTCGGTGCGGGCATGACGGGCGGCATGGCCTATCTCTATGACCCCGAGGGCCGCGCCGCACCGATGATGAACCGCGAAACCATTGTCACGGGCCCGGTGCAGCATCCGCATTGGGAGGCGCAGCTGAAGGCGTTGATCCAGCGCCACGCGGACGAGACCGGCAGCCGCAAGGCACTCGATATCCTGCAGCACTGGGACACCGAGCGTGCGCATTTCGTACAGATCTGCCCGCGCGAGATGCTGGACAAGCTGCCCCATCCGCTGGGGGGTGAAGAGATCGCCGTGCCCGCCGAGTAA
- a CDS encoding GFA family protein: MNRADEIQGQCLCGAVQITVSGAHDTEVGVCHCYRCQRWSGGLYATFDAPVDVVTVRGPVTRYTAPHLAERAFCGTCGSNLWLRDQESGEDYELVAGIFRDAAAYPIRSEIYIDQAPAYAELQGEHPRRTAADYEAQHPPVEGETS; this comes from the coding sequence ATGAACAGAGCTGACGAAATCCAGGGCCAATGCCTCTGCGGCGCCGTTCAAATCACGGTGTCCGGCGCGCATGACACCGAGGTCGGTGTGTGCCACTGTTATCGCTGTCAGCGGTGGTCTGGCGGGCTCTACGCCACGTTCGACGCGCCTGTAGACGTCGTCACCGTGCGCGGCCCCGTGACGCGCTACACCGCACCGCATCTCGCCGAGCGCGCCTTTTGCGGCACCTGCGGAAGCAACCTTTGGCTCCGTGACCAAGAAAGCGGCGAGGATTACGAATTGGTCGCCGGCATCTTTCGGGACGCCGCCGCCTATCCGATCAGATCCGAAATCTACATTGATCAGGCCCCGGCGTACGCGGAACTCCAGGGCGAACATCCCCGCAGGACCGCAGCCGATTACGAGGCCCAGCACCCACCCGTTGAAGGAGAGACCTCATGA
- a CDS encoding aldehyde dehydrogenase family protein: MSETLTCVSPIDGSVFATRETLDLNGAKAAAASARRAQVNWAALPLAERIRLVMAGVEAVGAMNDAVVPELARMMGRPVRYGGEFGGFNERASHMAKIAEDALADIEVGEDETFLRYIKRLPHGVVLVVAPWNYPYMTAINTVAPALIAGNTVLLKHATQTLLVGERMAQAFHDAGVPEDVFQNVFMGHETTSGLIAAGGVDFVNFTGSVGGGREMERAAAGTFTPVATELGGKDPGYVMEDADLDAAVNTLIDGAMFNSGQCCCGIERIYVHESLYDAFVEKAVKIVEGYKLGDPMDPETTIGPMAHVRFAKEVRDQIDEAVAAGATAHIAKMDADDGGAYLTPQILTGVTHDMRVMHDESFGPVVGIMKVASDDEAVELMNDSNFGLTASLWTADVERAQAIGDRIETGTVFMNRADYLDPGLCWTGCKDTGRGGGLSIIGYHNLTRPKSYHLKKVTK; this comes from the coding sequence ATGAGTGAGACACTGACCTGCGTTTCGCCGATCGACGGATCGGTGTTTGCGACGCGCGAGACGCTGGATCTGAACGGGGCCAAGGCCGCCGCCGCCAGCGCGCGCCGCGCGCAAGTGAACTGGGCCGCGCTGCCCCTGGCCGAGCGGATCCGCCTGGTCATGGCCGGCGTCGAGGCCGTGGGCGCGATGAACGACGCCGTGGTGCCCGAGCTGGCCCGCATGATGGGCCGGCCCGTCCGCTATGGCGGCGAATTCGGCGGCTTCAACGAGCGTGCATCGCATATGGCGAAGATCGCCGAGGACGCGCTGGCCGATATCGAGGTGGGCGAGGACGAGACCTTCCTGCGCTATATCAAGCGGCTGCCGCATGGTGTGGTTCTGGTCGTGGCGCCGTGGAACTACCCTTACATGACCGCAATCAACACGGTCGCGCCCGCGCTGATCGCCGGAAATACGGTTCTGCTGAAACATGCCACGCAGACGCTGCTGGTGGGCGAGCGTATGGCGCAGGCATTTCATGACGCAGGCGTGCCTGAAGATGTGTTCCAGAACGTCTTTATGGGGCATGAGACCACTTCGGGTCTGATCGCGGCGGGCGGCGTCGATTTCGTGAACTTCACCGGCTCGGTCGGCGGGGGCCGCGAGATGGAGCGCGCTGCAGCGGGCACCTTTACTCCTGTGGCGACCGAACTGGGCGGCAAGGATCCCGGCTATGTCATGGAGGATGCGGACCTCGATGCCGCCGTCAACACGCTGATCGACGGGGCAATGTTCAATTCGGGCCAATGCTGCTGCGGCATCGAGCGGATCTATGTGCATGAGAGCCTTTACGATGCGTTCGTCGAGAAGGCGGTGAAGATCGTCGAGGGCTACAAACTGGGTGATCCCATGGACCCCGAGACGACCATCGGGCCGATGGCGCATGTCCGCTTTGCCAAGGAGGTGCGCGACCAGATCGACGAGGCTGTGGCGGCTGGCGCCACTGCGCACATCGCCAAGATGGACGCCGATGATGGTGGCGCCTACCTGACGCCTCAGATCCTGACGGGTGTTACGCATGATATGCGCGTCATGCACGACGAAAGCTTTGGCCCCGTCGTGGGCATCATGAAGGTTGCCTCGGATGACGAGGCAGTGGAGCTGATGAACGACAGCAATTTCGGCCTGACCGCCAGCCTCTGGACCGCCGATGTCGAGCGGGCGCAGGCGATCGGCGACCGGATCGAGACGGGCACCGTATTCATGAACAGGGCCGATTATCTGGACCCCGGATTGTGCTGGACCGGCTGCAAGGATACGGGCCGCGGCGGCGGGCTTTCGATCATCGGCTATCACAATTTGACGCGCCCCAAATCCTACCATCTCAAGAAGGTGACAAAATGA
- a CDS encoding NAD(P)-dependent oxidoreductase: protein MSDNPMLKFTTVMRDMPEKRPPDLRAQDFREIYAEYAADKAREQSSRCSQCGVPYCQSHCPLHNNIPDWLRLTAEGRLKEAYEISQATNTFPEICGRICPQDRLCEGNCVIEQSGHGTVTIGQVEKYITDTAWDEGWVTPAAPTQERSESVGIIGAGPGGLAAADMLRREGVQVTVYDRYDRGGGLMTYGIPGFKLEKDVVMRRMAQLEAGGVNFRLNCNVGEDITFDEMRAKHDALIIATGVYKSRELQGPGSGAKGIVRAIDYLTTSNRQSFGDAVPEFDDGTLNASGKRVVVIGGGDTAMDCVRTAIRQGATSVKCLYRRDRTNMPGSQREVANAEEEGVEFAWLSLPKGFSGDPVTSVRVQQMRLGAPDITGRQSPEEIEGAVHDEPADLVIKALGFEAEELPVLWGQPELQVTRWGTIKAEFTSGRTSLPGVYAIGDIVRGASLVVWAIRDGRDCADAIMADFATPQAVAAE from the coding sequence ATGTCCGACAACCCCATGCTGAAATTCACCACCGTCATGCGCGACATGCCGGAGAAGCGCCCGCCCGATCTGCGCGCGCAGGATTTCCGCGAGATTTACGCTGAATACGCCGCCGACAAGGCACGCGAGCAGTCGAGTCGGTGCAGCCAATGCGGCGTGCCCTATTGCCAGAGCCATTGCCCACTGCACAACAACATCCCCGACTGGCTGCGCCTCACTGCCGAGGGTCGCCTGAAGGAGGCCTATGAGATCAGCCAGGCCACCAACACATTCCCCGAAATCTGTGGTCGTATCTGCCCGCAGGATCGGCTGTGCGAAGGCAATTGCGTGATCGAGCAGTCGGGCCATGGAACAGTCACCATCGGCCAAGTCGAGAAATACATCACCGATACGGCGTGGGACGAGGGCTGGGTTACGCCCGCCGCCCCGACGCAGGAGCGCTCTGAGAGCGTCGGTATCATCGGCGCCGGCCCCGGCGGGCTGGCGGCGGCTGACATGCTGCGCCGCGAGGGCGTGCAGGTGACGGTTTATGACCGCTACGACCGCGGCGGCGGCCTGATGACCTACGGCATTCCTGGCTTCAAGCTGGAGAAGGACGTGGTGATGCGCCGGATGGCGCAGCTTGAAGCGGGCGGCGTGAATTTCCGGCTCAACTGCAACGTGGGCGAGGACATCACTTTCGACGAGATGCGTGCCAAGCACGACGCGCTCATCATCGCCACCGGCGTCTACAAGTCCCGCGAATTGCAGGGGCCGGGATCCGGCGCCAAGGGCATCGTGCGCGCCATCGACTACCTGACGACCAGCAACCGCCAGTCCTTCGGTGATGCGGTCCCCGAATTCGACGATGGCACACTGAATGCCTCGGGCAAGCGCGTCGTCGTGATTGGCGGCGGCGACACGGCCATGGATTGCGTGCGCACGGCGATCCGGCAGGGCGCGACCTCGGTCAAATGCCTCTACCGCCGCGACCGCACGAACATGCCCGGCAGCCAGCGTGAGGTTGCCAATGCCGAGGAAGAGGGCGTCGAATTCGCGTGGCTGAGCCTGCCCAAGGGGTTCTCGGGCGATCCCGTCACGTCGGTGCGCGTGCAGCAGATGCGCCTTGGCGCGCCCGACATCACCGGCCGCCAGTCGCCGGAGGAAATCGAAGGCGCCGTGCATGACGAGCCCGCCGATCTGGTGATCAAGGCGCTGGGGTTCGAGGCCGAGGAACTGCCCGTTCTCTGGGGCCAGCCGGAGCTGCAAGTCACGCGCTGGGGCACCATCAAGGCCGAGTTCACCAGCGGCCGCACGTCACTGCCCGGCGTCTATGCCATCGGCGACATTGTGCGCGGCGCGTCGCTGGTCGTCTGGGCCATCCGCGACGGGCGCGATTGTGCTGATGCGATCATGGCCGATTTTGCCACCCCGCAGGCGGTCGCCGCCGAATGA
- a CDS encoding undecaprenyl-diphosphate phosphatase, with protein sequence MSDTTLVAAALGLIEGLTEFIPVSSTGHLLLTGHFIGFHSPGRSFEVVIQLGAVLALLSVYFTRLTQVLVDAPHSPGARRFLASVLIAFLPALVVGVMAHGFIKAVLFETPVLVAVMLILGGIILIFVDRFAPEPRHHDAARLPIWTTFRIGLFQCLAMIPGTSRSGATIVGALLMGVDKRAAAEFSFFLSMPTMAGAVAYDLYKNRDVLDLSAMGDIAVGFAMAFVSGLLVVKWLLGFVSRNGYAPFGYWRIAIGTVALGLLWAGF encoded by the coding sequence ATGTCGGATACCACATTGGTCGCCGCCGCCCTCGGGCTGATCGAAGGCCTGACCGAGTTCATCCCGGTGTCCTCGACTGGTCACCTGCTCTTGACCGGGCATTTCATCGGCTTTCACTCGCCGGGTCGCAGTTTCGAGGTGGTGATTCAATTGGGCGCCGTTCTGGCGCTTCTCAGTGTCTATTTCACGCGGTTGACGCAGGTGCTTGTAGACGCGCCGCACAGCCCCGGCGCCCGGCGTTTTCTCGCCTCGGTCCTGATCGCCTTCCTGCCCGCGCTGGTTGTTGGCGTCATGGCGCACGGCTTTATCAAGGCGGTGCTTTTCGAGACGCCTGTTCTGGTTGCGGTCATGCTGATACTGGGCGGTATCATCCTGATCTTCGTCGACCGGTTCGCGCCAGAGCCTCGCCATCATGATGCGGCGCGCTTGCCGATCTGGACAACGTTCCGTATCGGGCTTTTTCAGTGCCTTGCGATGATTCCCGGCACCAGCCGCTCGGGGGCGACCATCGTGGGTGCGCTGCTGATGGGGGTCGACAAGCGCGCGGCGGCGGAATTCTCGTTCTTCCTGTCGATGCCGACCATGGCGGGCGCGGTGGCGTATGACCTATACAAGAACCGCGACGTGCTGGACCTGAGCGCGATGGGCGATATCGCCGTTGGTTTCGCAATGGCCTTCGTGAGTGGCCTTCTGGTGGTGAAGTGGCTGCTCGGATTCGTCTCGCGCAACGGCTACGCGCCCTTTGGCTATTGGCGAATCGCCATTGGAACGGTGGCTTTGGGCCTGCTCTGGGCCGGGTTTTGA
- a CDS encoding iron-containing alcohol dehydrogenase — translation MNLTGNWSYPTTVKFGAGRISELPGACAQAGIKRPLLVTDKGLADLPITQQVLDLMESAGFGRGMFSDVDPNPNEINLAAGVTAYLEGGHDGVIAFGGGSGLDLGKMVAFMAHQTRPVWDYEDVDDWWTRADADAIAPIIAVPTTAGTGSEVGRASVITNSVSHVKKIIFHPKVLPTIVICDPELTTGMPKFITAGTGLDAFAHCVEAFSSPHYHPMSQGMALEGMRLVKEYLPRAYKDGSDLEARAHMMSAAMMGATAFQKGLGAIHAMSHPIGAVFGTHHGTTNAVCMPAVLELNAPEIRDRFRSAAAYLDIEGGFDGFCAFVQEFNDSLAIPRKLSDMGVTADRISDLVDEAVQDPSCGGNPVKLTKENLRALFEASI, via the coding sequence ATGAACCTCACTGGAAACTGGTCCTACCCCACCACCGTGAAATTCGGCGCGGGCCGCATATCAGAGCTGCCCGGCGCCTGCGCGCAGGCCGGTATCAAGCGGCCCCTGCTGGTCACCGACAAGGGGCTGGCCGATCTGCCGATCACGCAGCAGGTGCTGGACCTCATGGAGAGTGCGGGCTTTGGCCGCGGCATGTTCTCGGATGTCGACCCCAACCCGAACGAAATCAACCTCGCCGCCGGTGTCACAGCCTATCTTGAAGGCGGGCATGACGGCGTGATCGCCTTCGGCGGCGGTTCGGGGCTGGATCTGGGCAAAATGGTGGCCTTCATGGCGCATCAGACGCGCCCTGTCTGGGACTATGAGGACGTGGATGACTGGTGGACGCGTGCCGATGCCGATGCCATCGCGCCCATCATCGCGGTGCCGACGACCGCCGGCACCGGATCCGAAGTGGGGCGCGCCAGCGTGATCACCAACTCGGTCAGCCATGTGAAGAAGATCATCTTTCACCCCAAGGTGCTGCCCACGATCGTCATCTGTGACCCCGAGCTGACCACCGGCATGCCCAAATTCATCACGGCGGGCACCGGGCTCGATGCCTTCGCGCATTGCGTCGAGGCGTTCAGCAGCCCGCATTACCACCCGATGAGCCAAGGCATGGCGCTGGAGGGGATGCGCCTGGTCAAGGAATACCTGCCCCGCGCCTACAAGGACGGAAGCGATCTTGAGGCGCGCGCGCATATGATGAGCGCCGCCATGATGGGCGCGACCGCGTTTCAGAAGGGCCTCGGCGCGATCCACGCGATGAGCCATCCGATCGGCGCCGTTTTCGGCACGCATCACGGCACGACCAACGCCGTCTGCATGCCCGCGGTGCTGGAGCTCAATGCACCCGAGATCCGGGACCGCTTCCGCTCGGCGGCGGCCTACTTGGATATCGAGGGCGGCTTCGACGGGTTCTGCGCCTTCGTGCAGGAGTTCAACGACAGCCTCGCCATCCCGCGCAAGCTGTCGGATATGGGTGTCACCGCCGACCGCATCAGCGATCTGGTGGACGAGGCGGTGCAGGATCCCAGCTGTGGTGGCAACCCCGTCAAGCTGACCAAGGAAAACCTGCGCGCGCTCTTCGAGGCGAGCATCTAA